The Williamsia sp. DF01-3 genome has a window encoding:
- the arr gene encoding NAD(+)--rifampin ADP-ribosyltransferase, translating to MADTPERFVVHESGAYFHGTKADLRVGEYLVPGHRSNYRDDHISNYVYMTKVLDGAVLAAEMAVGDGPCRVYIVEPADDVEDDPNVTDKKFPGNPTHSYRSAQPVKVIGEMTDWVGHSPEYLRQFRAGLDALRRRGDAVLYD from the coding sequence ATGGCGGATACGCCGGAACGTTTTGTGGTGCACGAGTCCGGGGCCTACTTTCACGGCACCAAAGCCGACCTGCGGGTTGGGGAGTACCTCGTGCCCGGTCATCGCTCGAACTACCGCGACGACCACATCTCGAACTACGTCTACATGACGAAGGTGTTGGACGGCGCGGTCCTGGCAGCGGAAATGGCCGTGGGCGATGGGCCCTGCCGCGTCTACATCGTGGAGCCCGCCGACGACGTCGAGGACGACCCCAACGTCACCGACAAGAAGTTCCCCGGGAATCCAACTCACTCCTATCGGAGCGCCCAGCCGGTGAAGGTCATCGGCGAGATGACCGACTGGGTGGGGCATTCCCCTGAGTACCTTCGTCAATTTCGCGCCGGCCTGGACGCGCTGCGACGCCGCGGAGATGCAGTCCTGTACGACTAG
- a CDS encoding GrpB family protein has product MAFELIGGIEKRTIVLVPYDDAWPHAFERERRRIASALGEVAIRIDHIGSTSIPGLVAKPVIDIDVSVADPDDEAGYLPALESAGYRLRVREPGHRMVRTANRDVHVHICRSGSDWERRHLLFRDWLRHDARDRQAYAVLKQSLAQRDWQDMNAYASAKGPLIEQITARAEKWAAQGAWRGLEES; this is encoded by the coding sequence GTGGCCTTCGAATTGATCGGCGGAATCGAGAAGCGAACGATAGTCCTGGTTCCGTACGACGATGCCTGGCCCCATGCTTTCGAGCGAGAGCGTCGCCGCATCGCATCCGCGCTCGGTGAGGTCGCCATTCGGATCGATCACATCGGATCGACTTCGATTCCAGGTCTGGTCGCAAAGCCCGTCATCGACATCGACGTGAGCGTCGCCGACCCCGATGACGAGGCCGGCTACCTGCCGGCCCTCGAGTCAGCCGGCTACCGACTTCGCGTGCGTGAACCCGGACACCGAATGGTGCGCACGGCAAACCGCGACGTTCACGTACACATCTGTCGCAGTGGAAGCGACTGGGAACGTCGGCACCTCCTCTTCCGAGATTGGTTGCGCCACGACGCGCGCGACCGCCAAGCATATGCCGTACTCAAACAGTCCCTGGCTCAGCGTGATTGGCAGGACATGAACGCCTACGCCTCGGCCAAGGGGCCCCTCATCGAGCAGATCACCGCGCGGGCCGAGAAGTGGGCCGCGCAGGGCGCATGGCGTGGGCTGGAGGAATCGTGA
- the zapE gene encoding cell division protein ZapE produces MRSEQQLVAAVDASATRAGFTLDAAQRRLLDRLACVAATADKKQRRQSTPRGLYIYGDAGRGKSWLTDALYAAVPTTQKTRIHFHRFFDELHRNIHDHRTEREAVDRAIDEVTGAGRLLFFDELHVHDSGDARLLTRLLENAFRRGMTVLATSNYAPRDLLPNPVWHHTFETGIELIETNMELFHLEGPADYRSRRVDHAVGFAAGTWTTRTPVELPPRSEATTAEVRGRHFPVLAIRPAHLWASFSQICDSPTSTIEYLEWTRAFTTWTITDVPLLRDADLEAQQRFINLVDVLVDADVCVHFVSTHELASFLEGATRRPDAFRLASRMQLLRRGPA; encoded by the coding sequence GTGCGTTCAGAGCAGCAGCTCGTTGCGGCGGTCGATGCATCGGCGACGCGGGCCGGGTTCACTCTGGACGCCGCCCAGCGGCGACTTCTTGACCGACTCGCTTGTGTTGCAGCAACAGCCGACAAGAAGCAGAGGCGCCAATCGACGCCTCGTGGCCTGTACATCTATGGCGACGCCGGCAGGGGTAAGTCGTGGCTGACCGACGCGCTCTATGCAGCAGTTCCTACGACCCAGAAGACCCGTATTCACTTCCACCGCTTCTTCGACGAGCTCCATCGCAACATCCATGATCATCGCACCGAGCGGGAAGCTGTGGACCGGGCAATCGACGAAGTGACTGGCGCGGGCAGGTTGCTGTTCTTCGACGAGTTGCACGTCCATGATTCCGGCGACGCACGTTTGCTAACACGGTTGCTCGAGAACGCGTTCCGCCGTGGAATGACTGTGCTCGCAACCTCCAACTATGCACCAAGAGACTTGTTGCCGAACCCGGTGTGGCATCACACCTTCGAGACCGGAATCGAACTGATCGAGACGAATATGGAGCTCTTCCATCTAGAGGGCCCTGCCGACTATCGGTCGCGTCGGGTTGATCACGCAGTCGGCTTCGCGGCCGGCACCTGGACTACGCGAACGCCAGTAGAGCTTCCACCACGCAGCGAGGCCACAACGGCGGAAGTTCGCGGCCGCCACTTCCCGGTCCTTGCGATACGCCCCGCTCACCTGTGGGCTTCTTTCAGCCAGATCTGCGATTCCCCGACATCGACAATCGAATACCTGGAATGGACGCGGGCATTCACCACCTGGACGATTACCGACGTCCCCTTGCTTCGTGATGCCGATCTCGAGGCTCAGCAACGTTTCATCAATCTGGTCGATGTGCTTGTCGATGCCGATGTGTGCGTCCACTTCGTGTCCACCCACGAACTCGCGAGCTTCCTCGAGGGCGCCACTCGACGGCCCGATGCGTTTCGGCTGGCCAGTCGCATGCAACTGCTACGTCGAGGTCCAGCCTGA
- a CDS encoding O-methyltransferase, which produces MSFDRLEVIVNEARGHGWFVEGSANAEQLAFLKTLAARDGISRIGEIGFNAGFSSYAFLSAGPLVHVTSFDLAEHEYVSMAKEHIDAEFPERHTLIAGDSRQTIPLFADSETNGTFDLIFIDGGHTYEVASADISNMKRLAHEGTVLIFDDLLPHKPWGEGPIRAWREAIEAGTVLQTGLFQDGVGVEAIRPDAARAGRLGATPKGQDGDKDR; this is translated from the coding sequence ATGAGCTTTGATCGCCTGGAAGTAATCGTCAACGAAGCCCGTGGTCATGGGTGGTTTGTCGAGGGGTCCGCGAACGCCGAGCAGCTTGCCTTCCTCAAGACTCTCGCCGCCAGGGATGGGATAAGCCGAATCGGCGAGATCGGTTTCAATGCAGGGTTCTCGAGCTACGCGTTTCTCAGTGCCGGCCCCCTCGTTCATGTCACATCATTCGATCTGGCCGAACACGAGTACGTGTCAATGGCCAAGGAACACATCGACGCGGAGTTCCCGGAGCGGCACACGCTGATCGCCGGCGATTCGCGCCAGACGATTCCGCTGTTCGCCGACTCGGAGACCAACGGCACCTTCGATTTGATCTTCATCGACGGTGGGCACACGTACGAGGTTGCCTCCGCCGACATCTCCAACATGAAGCGCCTGGCCCACGAGGGCACCGTGCTCATCTTCGACGATCTGCTCCCGCACAAGCCGTGGGGCGAGGGGCCCATCCGTGCGTGGCGCGAGGCGATCGAAGCCGGAACCGTGCTGCAAACAGGCTTGTTCCAGGATGGTGTTGGGGTCGAGGCGATACGCCCTGACGCGGCTCGGGCTGGGCGGTTGGGCGCTACGCCTAAAGGCCAGGACGGCGATAAAGACCGATGA
- a CDS encoding epoxide hydrolase family protein, translated as MHTDGVHDFRAHAADAELDDLRTRISATRLPETETVHSPAPNPRRWDQGVPLADLTDVLNYWRTQYNWRSFETRLNQIGQFRTTIDGLGIHFLHRRSTRADATPLIVTHGWPGSISEFIGVVDELADPKDAGAPAFHVVVPSLPGFGYSDRPTTTGWGTEKIAAAWGELMGRLGYGKFLAHGGDWGGVITTILGGRFPEQVLGIHTTLAQAPPGLTTEGLTTAERSWTAETRNFWAHRTAYAKQQATRPQSIGYSLVDSPAGLLAWILDKFAEWTDTEDSPFERVSIDSVLDNVTLYWLTRTGASAARIYYESHNSLDPELRVDVPAAITTYPGDIEKYPRAWAQERFRQIVRWRTPEVGGHFPSLEVPDYYIKDLQQGLAAVLAATR; from the coding sequence ATGCACACCGACGGAGTACACGACTTCCGGGCCCATGCAGCTGACGCGGAGCTCGATGATCTCCGCACCCGCATATCTGCCACTCGGCTCCCGGAAACCGAGACGGTTCACTCCCCCGCGCCGAATCCCCGCCGATGGGATCAAGGTGTGCCCCTCGCCGACCTCACCGATGTCCTGAATTACTGGCGCACCCAGTACAACTGGCGATCGTTCGAAACCCGGCTCAACCAGATCGGCCAGTTCCGCACGACAATTGACGGTCTGGGAATTCACTTTCTGCACCGCAGGTCCACGCGCGCCGACGCCACTCCCCTCATCGTGACCCACGGTTGGCCGGGCAGTATTAGTGAGTTCATCGGCGTGGTGGACGAGCTTGCGGATCCGAAAGATGCAGGCGCTCCGGCATTCCACGTCGTGGTGCCTTCGCTGCCGGGCTTTGGCTACAGCGACAGGCCCACCACCACCGGATGGGGAACCGAAAAGATTGCAGCCGCTTGGGGGGAACTGATGGGTCGGCTCGGTTATGGCAAGTTCCTCGCGCACGGCGGCGACTGGGGAGGTGTGATCACGACCATCCTCGGCGGTCGGTTCCCCGAGCAGGTTCTCGGCATCCACACGACGCTCGCCCAAGCACCGCCCGGACTGACAACCGAGGGGCTGACGACGGCCGAACGGTCATGGACCGCGGAGACCCGGAACTTCTGGGCCCACCGCACGGCGTATGCCAAACAGCAGGCCACCCGCCCACAGTCCATCGGCTATTCGCTCGTCGACTCGCCGGCCGGCCTGCTCGCCTGGATTCTCGACAAGTTCGCCGAATGGACTGACACCGAAGACAGCCCGTTCGAAAGAGTGTCCATCGACAGCGTTCTCGACAACGTCACCCTGTACTGGCTGACTCGCACCGGCGCCTCTGCGGCCCGCATCTACTACGAAAGCCACAACTCTCTTGATCCCGAACTGCGAGTGGACGTTCCCGCAGCGATCACCACGTACCCGGGTGATATCGAAAAGTACCCCCGCGCTTGGGCTCAGGAGCGGTTTCGGCAGATCGTCCGATGGCGGACACCAGAAGTGGGCGGGCACTTCCCATCACTAGAAGTTCCTGACTACTACATCAAAGACCTACAGCAAGGGCTCGCAGCAGTGTTGGCCGCGACCAGGTGA
- a CDS encoding bifunctional 2-polyprenyl-6-hydroxyphenol methylase/3-demethylubiquinol 3-O-methyltransferase UbiG, which produces MDKKLDGRWNHNIHYYDIALAAAPMARKALDVGTGDGLLAARLAENVDEVTGIDSDNETLTNAQKNMSADIAWIAGDVLMYPLPEAHYDLVTAVATVHHFPDLATGLERLARLTAPGGTLVVIGCARSSIAQDYALELVGAVQHQVLSRRRGYWQHNAPVQMDFPHTYTQVKGIATGVLPGMIWRRLPLWRYAIIWGKPE; this is translated from the coding sequence GTGGACAAGAAGCTAGACGGCCGATGGAACCACAACATTCACTACTACGACATCGCATTGGCGGCGGCGCCGATGGCCAGAAAGGCACTCGATGTCGGAACCGGCGACGGACTCCTCGCCGCCCGCCTCGCGGAGAATGTTGATGAGGTCACCGGTATCGATTCTGACAATGAAACGCTGACGAACGCGCAAAAGAACATGTCCGCCGACATCGCGTGGATTGCTGGAGACGTACTGATGTATCCACTCCCCGAAGCGCACTACGACCTCGTCACCGCAGTAGCAACTGTCCATCATTTCCCGGACCTCGCGACAGGCCTCGAACGGCTCGCGCGCCTCACAGCCCCGGGTGGCACCCTGGTAGTCATTGGCTGCGCACGCAGTTCGATCGCGCAGGACTACGCCTTGGAACTCGTGGGCGCAGTACAGCACCAAGTGCTGTCTCGCAGGCGCGGCTACTGGCAACACAACGCTCCGGTGCAGATGGACTTCCCGCACACCTACACACAGGTCAAAGGCATCGCCACAGGCGTACTACCTGGCATGATCTGGCGCCGCTTACCGCTGTGGCGCTACGCGATCATTTGGGGCAAGCCGGAGTAG
- a CDS encoding carbon-nitrogen hydrolase family protein, producing the protein MTTKSPTLRVAAAQPVTKTDDLRANAQAHADAVRRCRARLVVFPEMSLTGYSMEAQAVDVDDPSLDPLVDACGETGSIALAGAAVPHLSGRAIGVLSVAGTGAEIVYRKVHLGGPEIGVYVPGTAVAVVEVSGWRVGIGICKDTRIDDHTSATIASAIDLYAAGLVHRPHEVGEFDVRARRICALGSVPVVFAGFAGPIGGGYPQTCGGSAIWDANGNCVIQAGDQPGEHVSAELSA; encoded by the coding sequence ATGACGACGAAGAGCCCGACTCTGCGGGTAGCTGCGGCGCAACCCGTCACCAAGACCGACGACCTCCGCGCGAACGCCCAAGCCCACGCCGACGCCGTCCGGCGGTGCCGTGCACGACTTGTTGTGTTCCCGGAGATGTCTCTGACCGGGTACAGCATGGAAGCGCAGGCCGTCGACGTCGATGACCCGAGTTTGGATCCACTGGTGGACGCATGCGGGGAGACGGGCTCGATCGCGCTGGCGGGCGCGGCTGTTCCCCACTTGTCCGGACGGGCCATCGGCGTCCTGTCGGTGGCGGGAACCGGTGCCGAGATCGTGTACCGCAAAGTGCACCTCGGAGGCCCCGAGATCGGGGTGTACGTACCGGGAACGGCGGTGGCTGTGGTGGAGGTTTCGGGATGGCGTGTCGGCATCGGGATCTGCAAAGACACCCGCATCGACGATCACACCAGCGCCACCATTGCCTCGGCGATCGACTTGTACGCCGCCGGTCTCGTGCACAGACCACACGAAGTAGGTGAGTTCGATGTCCGCGCGCGCCGTATCTGCGCCCTGGGCTCGGTTCCAGTGGTGTTCGCGGGTTTCGCCGGTCCGATTGGCGGCGGATACCCACAGACATGTGGCGGGTCGGCCATCTGGGATGCCAACGGCAACTGCGTGATTCAGGCAGGCGATCAACCCGGAGAACATGTGAGCGCTGAACTCAGCGCCTGA
- a CDS encoding HAD family phosphatase has product MAIPSVVSAVVFDCDGLLLDTETCWSRAEASLFADHGFGFGAAEKDLLIGRTLEAACANMAEYIGRPGTGPELHAELLPRVEAELSATVEAMPGARELLELLHGKVPLGVATNSPRHLLAAALRSANMQHYFDVSVASDEVAQPKPHPELYLRAFQALSAAPQAGVALEDSATGVASAQAAGTYLITVPSQPGKQLDGDYVATSLADPRIVQWAQRVTSQG; this is encoded by the coding sequence GTGGCGATTCCTTCTGTGGTGAGCGCGGTTGTGTTTGATTGCGATGGCCTGCTTCTGGATACCGAAACGTGTTGGTCGCGGGCTGAGGCTTCGCTCTTCGCCGACCACGGATTTGGTTTCGGCGCCGCGGAGAAGGATCTGCTGATCGGACGGACCTTGGAGGCGGCGTGCGCCAACATGGCGGAGTACATCGGTCGGCCGGGAACAGGACCTGAGCTACACGCCGAATTGCTCCCGCGGGTGGAAGCCGAGCTGTCGGCAACCGTCGAGGCGATGCCCGGCGCTCGCGAGTTGCTCGAACTGTTGCACGGGAAAGTGCCGCTCGGAGTCGCAACGAACAGCCCACGCCACCTACTCGCCGCGGCACTGCGGTCGGCGAACATGCAGCACTACTTCGACGTGTCGGTGGCCTCCGACGAAGTCGCACAGCCCAAACCGCACCCAGAGCTGTATCTACGAGCCTTTCAAGCGCTCTCGGCCGCACCACAGGCTGGAGTGGCGCTGGAAGACTCGGCCACCGGTGTTGCCTCCGCCCAGGCGGCCGGCACGTACCTCATCACCGTGCCCTCCCAACCTGGCAAGCAACTCGACGGTGACTATGTCGCAACATCGCTCGCGGATCCGCGAATCGTTCAGTGGGCCCAACGTGTGACGTCACAAGGCTGA
- a CDS encoding DAPG hydrolase family protein — MTFADYRVTDADRRPLPQSYRTEPRHLGYRDDDLTKPFAHYLDSTMLPLPPHVDKALRTGPEPSAGGYEVDDVAEYLSAPGYTSMETGWTRTSAGTLVVSCLTDMPDVTAGMWDWWFGWHGSDSARYKLWHPRAHVFAAWGDDRSSQPHLTDTERYIENVSYVDEYIGSTLSHFAIRFVEPSALGFAPSAGTTHICARIGTSDFPVVAGWLVHQVRPTDRGSEMRSRFFLGRAEILDLPANSTSRPMSTRLLANPVGHRALAPVVATVGRRRTSAQLARDLLRHCAEEMNHLAAFLPSLFTEFRGVP, encoded by the coding sequence GTGACCTTCGCCGACTACCGGGTCACTGACGCCGACCGTCGCCCGTTGCCGCAGTCGTACCGAACCGAGCCGCGCCACCTCGGCTACCGCGACGACGATCTCACGAAACCATTTGCGCACTACCTGGACTCGACGATGCTGCCTCTTCCGCCGCACGTCGACAAGGCGCTGAGAACCGGCCCGGAACCCTCGGCTGGAGGCTACGAGGTCGACGACGTCGCTGAGTATCTGTCGGCGCCGGGATACACATCGATGGAAACCGGATGGACCCGAACTTCGGCGGGAACACTGGTGGTGTCGTGCCTGACCGACATGCCCGATGTCACGGCCGGCATGTGGGACTGGTGGTTCGGATGGCATGGCTCCGACAGCGCACGTTACAAATTGTGGCACCCACGCGCCCATGTCTTCGCGGCCTGGGGAGATGACCGCAGTTCCCAGCCGCACCTGACGGACACGGAGCGCTACATCGAGAACGTGTCATACGTCGATGAATATATCGGATCCACCCTGTCGCACTTCGCAATCAGGTTCGTCGAACCGAGCGCGCTGGGTTTTGCCCCCAGCGCAGGTACCACCCACATCTGCGCCCGCATCGGTACAAGCGACTTTCCGGTGGTTGCTGGGTGGCTTGTTCACCAGGTCCGCCCCACCGATCGCGGTAGTGAGATGAGATCCCGCTTCTTTCTCGGACGCGCCGAAATCCTGGATTTACCAGCGAATTCCACATCACGACCCATGAGCACCCGGTTGCTCGCAAATCCGGTGGGTCACCGAGCACTTGCGCCTGTGGTCGCCACGGTCGGGCGTAGACGCACCAGCGCACAGCTCGCTCGGGATCTTCTCCGCCACTGTGCCGAAGAGATGAACCACTTGGCTGCGTTCTTACCCAGCCTCTTCACCGAGTTCCGCGGTGTGCCTTGA
- a CDS encoding trans-aconitate 2-methyltransferase, protein MEQPGYDALADLYAETFPHPFLTPLEKHAVEAFADTVRDRGADGPVVDVGCGLGQVTAFLAERGLASIGVDPSEQMLARATREFPQLDFVRGDATLAQLGGDLPIAAILARFSLIHIPPEDVPDVLRCWASRTSAGAPVLVACQISSHTGQVEQFDHKVASAWRWHPDRLAAALSDAGFDEVWRAVSQPDDQHRFADVHMLATRR, encoded by the coding sequence GTGGAGCAACCGGGGTACGACGCACTGGCGGACCTGTATGCCGAAACGTTCCCTCATCCGTTCCTGACTCCCCTCGAAAAACACGCGGTCGAGGCGTTCGCCGACACGGTCCGAGACCGTGGCGCCGATGGACCTGTTGTGGATGTCGGGTGCGGGCTGGGCCAGGTCACCGCATTTCTGGCCGAACGGGGGCTGGCGTCGATCGGCGTCGACCCCAGTGAGCAGATGCTCGCACGGGCGACGCGCGAGTTCCCACAGCTCGATTTCGTCCGAGGTGATGCCACGCTCGCTCAGCTCGGTGGCGACCTGCCGATCGCTGCCATCCTGGCGCGTTTCAGTCTGATCCACATACCGCCCGAGGATGTCCCGGATGTGCTGCGCTGCTGGGCCTCCCGGACTTCTGCGGGCGCGCCCGTCCTGGTGGCGTGCCAGATCAGTTCGCACACCGGACAAGTTGAGCAGTTCGACCACAAAGTGGCGTCCGCCTGGCGATGGCATCCCGATCGCTTGGCAGCGGCCCTGTCCGACGCCGGATTCGACGAGGTGTGGCGGGCGGTGAGCCAACCCGACGATCAGCACCGATTCGCCGATGTCCACATGCTCGCCACACGGCGATGA
- a CDS encoding VOC family protein, whose translation MTIRWLSAFLDFPADSFSNEVTFWRAIAGSTVSPARGPDRQFASLEPFNGDPHLRVQRVKDGPGGVHLDLHVDDIKPATAHAKSLGAHIVSAASDLVVLTSPAGFGFCLVPWNGEHERSRPIRWPGDTISIIDQLCIDIPAKLYDAECDFWATLTGWPWRQGVMPEFRNLRRPKEMPLRVLLQRIGSSTIGGHLDLASTHPDEEVARHEGWGAKVEQHHRFWTVMSDPIGRRYCITHRNPRSGDLTH comes from the coding sequence ATGACGATCCGCTGGCTCAGCGCCTTTCTCGACTTTCCTGCCGACAGCTTCAGCAACGAGGTGACGTTCTGGCGGGCGATCGCCGGGAGTACGGTGTCGCCCGCCCGAGGACCGGACCGCCAGTTCGCATCTCTGGAGCCTTTCAACGGCGACCCGCACCTGCGTGTTCAACGGGTGAAAGACGGGCCCGGCGGCGTCCATCTCGATCTGCATGTCGACGACATCAAGCCGGCCACTGCGCACGCCAAGTCTCTCGGCGCCCACATCGTCTCTGCAGCAAGCGACTTGGTGGTGCTGACCTCGCCCGCCGGATTCGGGTTCTGCCTGGTGCCCTGGAACGGCGAACACGAACGTTCCCGGCCCATCCGGTGGCCCGGTGACACCATCAGCATCATCGATCAGCTCTGCATCGACATACCGGCGAAACTGTATGACGCCGAATGCGACTTCTGGGCCACGCTCACCGGCTGGCCGTGGCGTCAGGGCGTGATGCCCGAATTCCGTAATCTGCGACGTCCGAAGGAGATGCCGCTACGGGTGCTGCTCCAACGGATCGGATCGTCCACGATCGGTGGTCATCTTGATCTCGCCAGCACCCACCCCGACGAGGAGGTCGCTCGACACGAGGGGTGGGGCGCCAAAGTGGAGCAGCACCACCGGTTCTGGACCGTGATGTCGGACCCGATCGGCCGCCGCTACTGCATCACCCATCGCAACCCGCGGTCAGGCGACCTGACCCACTAG
- a CDS encoding ABATE domain-containing protein, producing MSVGFPDFRLGSVLATSFTGTLSERHGEAVERIPTPHRLVDWLQINGLNVESCTAAQLERARELREAIHAVAAAAAVGSDLPKSTVRIINDCSIEGRAAAILMPDGNRLWRLSSPSRVEDALGVIAADAISIIAGERDGRLALCASPTCQAAFFDTSQSRTRRWCDMNTCGNRQKKARLKAAQSRSVETSSQWTCAMIKAHRGTR from the coding sequence ATGTCCGTTGGTTTTCCTGACTTCCGCCTCGGGAGTGTGCTGGCAACCAGCTTCACCGGAACGTTGTCGGAGCGACATGGTGAAGCCGTCGAACGCATACCGACGCCGCACCGGCTGGTCGACTGGTTACAGATCAACGGTCTGAATGTTGAGTCATGCACCGCAGCGCAGCTCGAGCGCGCTCGGGAACTGCGCGAAGCCATTCACGCCGTAGCGGCGGCTGCCGCGGTGGGAAGTGACCTTCCGAAATCCACCGTCCGGATCATCAACGACTGCAGCATCGAGGGCAGGGCCGCGGCGATTTTGATGCCCGACGGCAATCGCCTCTGGCGACTCAGTTCGCCCTCTCGTGTCGAAGATGCCCTGGGCGTGATCGCCGCCGACGCGATCAGCATCATCGCAGGTGAACGCGACGGGAGGTTGGCCTTGTGCGCCTCACCAACCTGTCAGGCGGCTTTCTTCGACACCAGTCAAAGTCGAACTCGCAGATGGTGCGACATGAACACGTGTGGGAATCGGCAGAAGAAAGCTCGATTGAAGGCCGCCCAGAGCAGAAGCGTCGAGACATCGAGTCAGTGGACCTGCGCAATGATCAAGGCACACCGCGGAACTCGGTGA